GCGTATTTACCGATGCCCGGGGGGCTTTTTTTGAGTCATTCAGCGCTCGGCAGTTGGCTACGGTTGGCATCACAGATGAGTGGGTGCAGGATAATCAGTCGTCCTCGGCGCGCGGGGTGTTACGGGGCCTGCATTTTCAGAAACCACCTTACGCCCAAGCCAAGCTAGTGCGCGTAGCTGCCGGTCGCGCGCTTGATATCATCGTGGATATCCGACCTGGTTCGGCTACTTACGGCCAGCACCTTAGCGTGGAGCTAGATGCACAGCGCTGCAATGTGCTGTACGTGCCCATCGGCTTTGCCCACGGCTTTGTGGCGCTCGAAGACGACACGCTGTTTCTGTATAAGTGCTCTAACTACTACCACCCCGGCTCCGAGGGCGGCCTGCATTGGAACGACCCCACGCTTAACATCGACTGGCAGGTAACCAACCCTAATGTATCGGATAAAGATCTGAT
The window above is part of the Hymenobacter radiodurans genome. Proteins encoded here:
- the rfbC gene encoding dTDP-4-dehydrorhamnose 3,5-epimerase, which encodes MEIKEHAISGVFEFTPRVFTDARGAFFESFSARQLATVGITDEWVQDNQSSSARGVLRGLHFQKPPYAQAKLVRVAAGRALDIIVDIRPGSATYGQHLSVELDAQRCNVLYVPIGFAHGFVALEDDTLFLYKCSNYYHPGSEGGLHWNDPTLNIDWQVTNPNVSDKDLILPFFKDFASPF